The Micromonospora sp. WMMD961 genome has a segment encoding these proteins:
- the glmU gene encoding bifunctional UDP-N-acetylglucosamine diphosphorylase/glucosamine-1-phosphate N-acetyltransferase GlmU: MPQPHLRTVVVLAAGEGKRMKSTLPKVLHPLLGRTLLGHVLSAAAPLAADRTVVVVGHGADQVRGHLSEVAPHATPVLQAEQLGTGHAVRIALDAVPDGDGTVVVINGDVPLLRPETVGALVTAHEEAAAAATVLAAEVPDPTGLGRIVRDADGRLEQIVEERDADATQRAIREINAGIYAFDAARLRDALGKLSTDNDQGEEYLTDVFGLLRSAGEPVAVHVAADHVETLGCNDRVELATLRRLLRDRINEAWMRTGVSLLDPATTWIDVTVALDRDAVVDQNTQLRGATVVGAGALIGPDVTLVDTVVGPAASVVRSHAVGAEVGAGATVGPYAYLRPAARLADRAKVGTFVEVKNTQIGAGSKVPHLTYVGDATIGEHTNIGAASVFVNYDGVNKHHTVIGSHARTGADNMFVAPVEVGDGAYTAAGSVIVDDVPPGAMGVARARQRNIEGWVVKRRAGTAAAEAAQRAGERSGDAKGAQGSGDAKGASVTPGTASDSEAMHGVTETVGGASGPGDTATE; the protein is encoded by the coding sequence GTGCCCCAGCCCCACCTTCGTACCGTCGTCGTGCTCGCCGCCGGTGAGGGCAAGCGGATGAAGTCGACACTGCCCAAGGTGCTGCACCCGTTGCTCGGCCGGACGCTGCTCGGTCACGTGCTGAGCGCCGCCGCGCCGCTTGCCGCGGATCGCACAGTCGTCGTCGTCGGGCACGGCGCCGACCAGGTCCGGGGGCACCTGTCCGAGGTCGCACCGCACGCCACGCCGGTGCTCCAGGCCGAGCAGCTCGGCACCGGCCACGCCGTACGGATCGCGCTGGACGCCGTCCCGGACGGGGACGGCACCGTCGTGGTGATCAACGGGGACGTGCCACTGCTGCGACCCGAGACGGTGGGCGCGCTGGTGACCGCGCACGAGGAAGCCGCCGCGGCGGCCACCGTGCTCGCCGCCGAGGTGCCCGACCCGACCGGGCTCGGCCGGATCGTCCGGGACGCCGACGGCCGCCTGGAGCAGATCGTCGAGGAACGCGACGCCGACGCGACGCAGCGGGCGATCCGGGAGATCAACGCCGGCATCTACGCCTTCGACGCGGCCCGTCTGCGCGACGCGCTGGGAAAGCTCTCCACCGACAACGACCAGGGCGAGGAGTACCTGACCGACGTCTTCGGTCTGCTCCGCTCGGCCGGTGAGCCGGTGGCGGTGCACGTCGCCGCGGACCATGTCGAGACGTTGGGCTGCAACGACCGGGTGGAGCTGGCGACGCTGCGTCGGCTGCTGCGCGACCGCATCAACGAGGCGTGGATGCGCACCGGGGTGAGCCTGCTCGACCCGGCGACCACCTGGATCGACGTGACAGTGGCCCTGGACCGCGACGCGGTGGTCGACCAGAACACCCAGCTGCGCGGTGCCACAGTGGTCGGCGCGGGCGCGCTGATCGGGCCGGACGTCACGCTCGTCGACACGGTCGTCGGCCCCGCCGCCTCGGTGGTCCGCAGCCACGCCGTCGGCGCCGAGGTGGGCGCGGGTGCCACCGTCGGGCCGTACGCGTACCTGCGGCCGGCCGCGCGGCTGGCCGACAGGGCGAAGGTCGGCACGTTCGTCGAGGTGAAGAACACGCAGATCGGCGCGGGCTCCAAGGTGCCACACCTGACGTACGTGGGTGACGCGACGATCGGCGAGCACACCAACATCGGTGCGGCGTCGGTGTTCGTGAACTACGACGGGGTGAACAAGCACCACACGGTGATCGGCAGCCACGCCCGCACCGGGGCGGACAACATGTTCGTGGCACCCGTCGAGGTGGGTGACGGGGCGTACACGGCGGCCGGTTCGGTGATCGTCGACGACGTGCCGCCGGGGGCGATGGGTGTCGCGCGGGCGCGCCAGCGCAACATCGAGGGCTGGGTGGTGAAGCGCCGCGCCGGCACGGCGGCGGCCGAGGCGGCACAGCGCGCCGGCGAGCGATCCGGCGACGCGAAGGGTGCGCAGGGATCTGGCGACGCGAAGGGTGCGTCGGTGACACCCGGCACCGCAAGCGACAGTGAGGCAATGCACGGGGTGACCGAGACGGTGGGCGGCGCGTCCGGCCCGGGAGATACTGCAACCGAATAG
- a CDS encoding ribose-phosphate diphosphokinase translates to MGSIVAENRKSLMLFSGRGFPELAKEIGEVLGVAPTPADAYEFANGEIFVRFKDSVRGSDAFVVQSVTHGVNTWVMETLIMVDALKRGSAKRITVVLPFYPYARQDKKHRGREPISARLVADLLKTAGANRILTVDLHTAQIQGFFDGPVDHLFAMDILAEYVEHKYAGRPMTVVAPDSGRVRVAERWTDRLGGCPLAFIHKTRDPMKPNQVVANRVVGEVEGRVCLIVDDMIDTGGTIAKAADILKESGAAEIVVASTHALLSDPATERLKNSSISEIVVTNTLPLPPEKQLDKLTVLSIAPLLARAIREVFDDGSVTTLFGGLS, encoded by the coding sequence ATGGGCAGCATCGTCGCCGAAAACCGCAAAAGCCTGATGCTCTTTTCCGGACGTGGCTTTCCGGAGTTGGCCAAGGAGATCGGCGAGGTGCTCGGCGTGGCGCCGACCCCGGCCGACGCGTACGAGTTCGCCAACGGCGAGATCTTCGTACGGTTCAAGGACTCGGTGCGTGGTTCGGACGCCTTCGTGGTGCAGTCCGTCACGCACGGGGTGAACACCTGGGTCATGGAGACCCTGATCATGGTGGACGCGCTGAAGCGGGGGTCGGCGAAGCGGATCACCGTGGTGCTGCCGTTCTACCCGTACGCCCGGCAGGACAAGAAGCACCGGGGTCGGGAGCCGATCTCGGCCCGCCTGGTGGCGGACCTGTTGAAGACCGCCGGCGCGAACCGCATCCTCACCGTCGACCTGCACACCGCGCAGATCCAGGGCTTCTTCGACGGCCCGGTGGATCACCTCTTCGCCATGGACATCCTGGCCGAGTACGTGGAGCACAAGTACGCCGGCCGGCCGATGACCGTGGTGGCACCGGACTCGGGCCGAGTGCGGGTGGCCGAGCGGTGGACCGACCGGCTGGGTGGTTGTCCGCTGGCGTTCATCCACAAGACCCGGGACCCGATGAAGCCCAACCAGGTCGTGGCGAACCGCGTGGTCGGCGAGGTGGAGGGTCGGGTCTGCCTGATCGTCGACGACATGATCGACACCGGTGGCACGATCGCCAAGGCCGCGGACATCCTCAAGGAGTCGGGAGCGGCGGAGATCGTGGTCGCCTCCACCCACGCGCTGCTGTCCGACCCGGCCACCGAGCGGCTGAAGAACAGCTCGATCAGCGAGATCGTGGTGACGAACACGTTGCCGCTCCCGCCGGAGAAGCAGTTGGACAAGCTGACCGTGCTGTCGATCGCGCCGCTGCTGGCGCGGGCGATCCGGGAGGTCTTCGACGACGGTTCGGTGACCACCCTCTTCGGCGGCCTGAGCTGA
- a CDS encoding 50S ribosomal protein L25/general stress protein Ctc, translating into MSEVKISAEPRTEFGKGGARRTRRAGKVPAVLYGHGEKPKHIALPSREFAAAIRKGGANQLFAIDITDGTQVLALPKAIQRDPIRDTFEHVDLILVRRGEKVTVEVPIQLTGEAARDTLIVHDHDTLSVTADATKVPDHLEASIEGLEAGSQVTAGDVELPAGVELAADSELTVASVTAAPTAEQLEATLPETEVATDEAEAEVGEATEGSEGADAAPAAEGDENTEARTEA; encoded by the coding sequence GTGTCCGAGGTAAAGATCAGCGCCGAGCCCCGCACCGAGTTCGGCAAGGGTGGTGCCCGCCGTACCCGCCGGGCCGGCAAGGTGCCCGCCGTGCTGTACGGCCACGGCGAGAAGCCCAAGCACATCGCGCTGCCGTCGCGGGAGTTCGCCGCGGCGATCCGCAAGGGCGGTGCCAACCAGCTCTTCGCGATCGACATCACCGACGGCACCCAGGTGCTGGCGCTGCCGAAGGCGATCCAGCGTGACCCGATCCGGGACACCTTCGAGCACGTCGACCTGATCCTGGTCCGCCGGGGCGAGAAGGTCACCGTCGAGGTTCCGATCCAGCTGACCGGCGAGGCCGCGCGGGACACCCTGATCGTCCACGACCACGACACCCTCTCGGTGACCGCCGACGCCACCAAGGTTCCGGACCACCTCGAGGCCTCGATCGAGGGCCTGGAGGCGGGCAGCCAGGTGACCGCCGGTGACGTCGAGCTGCCGGCCGGCGTCGAGCTGGCCGCCGACTCGGAGCTGACCGTCGCGTCGGTGACCGCCGCCCCCACCGCCGAGCAGCTCGAGGCGACGCTGCCCGAGACCGAGGTGGCCACCGACGAGGCCGAGGCCGAGGTCGGCGAGGCCACCGAGGGCTCCGAGGGCGCGGACGCCGCTCCGGCCGCCGAGGGCGACGAGAACACCGAGGCGCGCACCGAGGCCTGA
- the pth gene encoding aminoacyl-tRNA hydrolase has product MTDEAGPWLVIGLGNPGREYAGNRHNVGFMVADLLAGRVGARFGRHKRAVAEVAEARLGFGGPKLVLVKPLTYMNLSGGPVAALAQFYKVPAAQVIAVHDELDIGFGQVRVKFGGGEGGHNGLRSMSKSLGTKDYARVRFGVGRPPGRQDPADYVLSDFGAAERKELDFLVDRAADVVESVIVKGVEPTQNLYHGG; this is encoded by the coding sequence GTGACGGACGAGGCGGGGCCGTGGCTGGTGATCGGCCTGGGAAACCCCGGTCGGGAGTACGCCGGGAACCGGCACAACGTCGGCTTCATGGTGGCCGACCTGCTGGCCGGGCGGGTTGGTGCCCGGTTCGGGCGGCACAAACGGGCGGTGGCCGAGGTGGCCGAGGCGCGGCTGGGGTTCGGTGGACCGAAGCTGGTGCTGGTGAAGCCACTGACGTACATGAACCTGTCCGGCGGGCCGGTGGCGGCCCTGGCGCAGTTCTACAAGGTGCCGGCGGCCCAGGTGATCGCGGTGCACGACGAACTGGACATCGGGTTCGGCCAGGTGCGGGTGAAGTTCGGCGGCGGCGAGGGTGGGCACAACGGCCTGCGGTCGATGTCGAAGTCGCTGGGCACGAAGGACTACGCCCGGGTGCGGTTCGGCGTCGGTCGACCGCCGGGACGGCAGGACCCCGCGGATTACGTGCTGTCGGATTTCGGCGCGGCAGAGCGTAAGGAGCTGGATTTCCTGGTGGACCGGGCCGCCGACGTGGTGGAGTCGGTGATCGTCAAGGGCGTGGAGCCGACGCAGAACCTCTACCACGGCGGCTGA
- a CDS encoding inositol monophosphatase family protein, translated as MGSPPMIDGAFARWLASRAGQALLDLRTEMGFADTGALKSAGDKVSHDLIRTELAKWRPGDAVLSEEDEGSRLAWAAEVNTGAVSRLTADRVWIIDPLDGTREFSEEGRSDWAVHVALWARSAPSPHGLVAGAVGLPAQHRVLGTDYPPAYPPMTVEAATAGERKIRLAASRSRPPVFLTDLAEDVGAHLVPMGSAGAKIAAVVTGEVDAYIHAGGQYEWDSAAPVAVATATGLHASRIDGSALRYNEADPRLPDLLVCRKDLATRLLAALQRHSG; from the coding sequence ATGGGCAGTCCTCCGATGATCGATGGCGCGTTCGCCCGATGGCTGGCGTCCCGGGCCGGGCAGGCGTTGCTCGACCTGCGCACGGAGATGGGTTTCGCGGACACCGGCGCGCTGAAGTCGGCCGGGGACAAGGTGTCGCACGACCTGATCCGCACGGAGTTGGCGAAGTGGCGACCGGGCGACGCGGTGCTCTCCGAGGAGGACGAGGGATCGCGGCTGGCCTGGGCAGCGGAGGTGAACACCGGGGCGGTGTCGCGGCTGACCGCGGACCGGGTGTGGATCATCGACCCGTTGGACGGCACCCGCGAGTTCTCCGAGGAGGGCCGCTCGGACTGGGCGGTGCACGTGGCGCTCTGGGCGCGTAGCGCGCCGAGCCCGCACGGGCTGGTCGCCGGGGCGGTGGGGCTACCGGCGCAGCACCGGGTGCTGGGCACGGACTACCCGCCGGCGTACCCGCCGATGACGGTGGAGGCGGCGACGGCCGGCGAGCGGAAGATCCGCCTGGCGGCGAGCCGGAGCCGGCCGCCGGTCTTCCTCACCGACCTGGCCGAGGACGTCGGGGCGCACCTGGTGCCGATGGGCTCGGCCGGAGCGAAGATCGCCGCCGTGGTCACCGGTGAGGTGGACGCGTACATCCACGCCGGTGGGCAGTACGAGTGGGACTCGGCTGCCCCGGTCGCTGTGGCGACGGCCACCGGACTGCACGCTTCCCGGATCGACGGATCTGCGCTGAGATACAACGAGGCGGATCCACGCCTGCCGGACCTGCTGGTCTGCCGCAAGGATCTCGCCACCCGGTTGCTTGCAGCGCTGCAGCGACATTCCGGGTAG
- the cysD gene encoding sulfate adenylyltransferase subunit CysD, producing the protein MTTPAAYRVSHLDALEAESIFVMREVVAEMERPVLLFSGGKDSIVMLRLAQKAFAPANIPFPVMHVDTGHNFPEVLEYRDQRVAELGLQLVIASVPEALASGMVRESGDGMRNRIQTPVLLDAVEKHRFDALFGGARRDEEKARAKERVFSFRDEFGQWDPKNQRPELWSLYNGRHHPGESIRVFPLSNWTELDVWHYIASERIPLPSIYYAHEREVVERDGMLYAVNEFFRPRAGEERFKEQVRYRTVGDASCTAAVRSDADTVEKVIEEVAATRITERGATRGDDRVSEAAMEDRKREGYF; encoded by the coding sequence ATGACCACCCCGGCGGCGTACCGGGTCTCCCACCTGGACGCCCTGGAGGCGGAGAGCATCTTCGTGATGCGCGAGGTGGTCGCCGAGATGGAACGCCCGGTGCTGCTCTTCTCCGGCGGCAAGGACTCGATCGTCATGCTGCGGCTGGCGCAGAAGGCGTTCGCCCCGGCCAACATCCCCTTCCCCGTCATGCACGTCGACACCGGGCACAACTTCCCCGAGGTCCTGGAATACCGCGACCAGCGAGTCGCCGAGCTGGGGTTGCAGCTCGTGATCGCGAGCGTGCCGGAGGCTCTGGCGAGCGGGATGGTCCGGGAGTCCGGCGACGGCATGCGCAACCGGATCCAGACGCCGGTGCTGTTGGACGCGGTGGAGAAGCACCGCTTCGACGCGCTCTTCGGTGGGGCCCGCCGAGACGAGGAGAAGGCCCGCGCGAAGGAGCGGGTCTTCAGCTTCCGCGACGAGTTCGGCCAGTGGGACCCGAAGAACCAGCGGCCGGAGCTGTGGTCGCTGTACAACGGCCGGCACCACCCGGGCGAGTCGATTCGGGTCTTCCCGCTGTCCAACTGGACCGAGCTGGACGTCTGGCACTACATCGCCAGCGAACGCATCCCGCTGCCCTCGATCTACTACGCGCACGAGCGTGAGGTGGTCGAGCGGGACGGCATGCTGTACGCCGTCAACGAGTTCTTCCGCCCTCGGGCGGGCGAGGAGCGGTTCAAGGAGCAGGTGCGCTACCGCACCGTCGGCGACGCCTCCTGCACCGCCGCGGTCCGTTCCGACGCGGACACCGTGGAGAAGGTCATCGAGGAGGTGGCGGCCACCCGGATCACCGAGCGCGGCGCGACCCGTGGTGACGACCGGGTCAGCGAGGCTGCCATGGAGGACCGCAAGCGGGAGGGCTACTTCTGA
- a CDS encoding GTP-binding protein gives MDLLRFATAGSVDDGKSTLIGRLLYDTKSLFTDQLAAVEAVSAARGDEYTNLALLTDGLRAEREQGITIDVAYRYFATPRRKFIIADTPGHIQYTRNMVTGASTADLALILVDARKGLVEQSRRHAFLCSLLRVPHLVLCVNKMDLVDWSQEVYERIADEFTAFAAKLDVPDLTVVPISALRGDNIVARSENMQWYEGPSLLHHLERVHIASDRNLVDVRFPVQYVIRPQSTTVTDYRGYAGQVASGVLKPGDEVMVLPSGFTSRIAAVETADGPVAEAFPPMSVTVRLADEIDISRGDLICRPNNAPAVAQDIEAMVCWMDETAPLRVGGRYAIKHTTRSARAIVRGLHYRLDINSLHRDESADELRLNEIGRVRLRTTVPLLADEYRRNRTTGGFVIIDESTNRTVGAAMIVEAS, from the coding sequence ATGGACCTGCTGCGGTTCGCCACGGCCGGCAGCGTGGACGACGGGAAGTCGACCCTGATCGGTCGGCTGCTCTACGACACCAAGTCGCTCTTCACCGACCAGTTGGCCGCGGTGGAGGCGGTCAGCGCGGCCCGCGGCGACGAGTACACCAACCTTGCGCTGCTCACCGACGGCCTGCGCGCCGAGCGGGAACAGGGCATCACCATCGACGTGGCGTACCGGTACTTCGCCACCCCACGGCGCAAGTTCATCATCGCGGACACCCCGGGGCACATCCAGTACACCCGCAACATGGTGACCGGGGCGTCCACCGCCGACCTGGCGCTGATCCTGGTGGACGCCCGCAAGGGCCTGGTCGAGCAGTCCCGCCGGCACGCGTTCCTGTGCTCGCTGCTGCGGGTGCCGCACCTGGTCCTCTGTGTCAACAAGATGGACCTGGTGGACTGGTCGCAGGAGGTCTACGAGCGGATCGCCGACGAGTTCACCGCGTTCGCCGCGAAGCTCGACGTCCCGGACCTGACAGTGGTGCCGATCTCCGCGCTGCGTGGCGACAACATCGTCGCCCGGTCGGAGAACATGCAGTGGTACGAGGGCCCGTCGCTGCTGCACCACCTGGAGCGGGTGCACATCGCCAGCGACCGCAACCTGGTCGACGTCCGGTTCCCGGTGCAGTACGTGATCCGCCCGCAGTCGACCACGGTGACCGACTACCGCGGTTACGCCGGCCAGGTCGCCTCCGGTGTGCTCAAGCCCGGTGACGAGGTGATGGTGCTGCCGTCCGGCTTCACCAGCCGGATCGCCGCCGTGGAGACCGCCGACGGGCCGGTCGCGGAGGCCTTCCCGCCGATGTCGGTGACGGTGCGACTGGCCGACGAGATCGACATCTCCCGGGGCGACCTGATCTGCCGCCCGAACAACGCACCGGCGGTGGCCCAGGACATCGAGGCGATGGTCTGCTGGATGGACGAGACGGCCCCGCTGCGGGTCGGCGGCCGGTACGCGATCAAGCACACCACCCGCTCGGCGCGGGCGATCGTGCGCGGGCTGCACTACCGGCTGGACATCAACTCGCTGCACCGTGACGAGTCGGCCGACGAGCTGCGGCTCAACGAGATCGGTCGGGTGCGGCTGCGGACGACGGTGCCGCTGCTGGCCGACGAGTACCGGCGCAACCGGACCACCGGAGGCTTCGTCATCATCGACGAGAGCACCAACCGCACGGTAGGCGCTGC